A single Cannabis sativa cultivar Pink pepper isolate KNU-18-1 chromosome 7, ASM2916894v1, whole genome shotgun sequence DNA region contains:
- the LOC115697301 gene encoding BEL1-like homeodomain protein 9 has protein sequence MAEGFEPYHVPQQSRRDKLRVVATHSSTNPVSACIDAATANFHGSGGGLLPLATSYDPTSSDFLSCTKEEGVVNLMGLVNGSSSSGSRNPFMDPMTSIQDINTNPFLFSSQALQSFRDFENQQGFNNNAVFKPEPLSLSLSSHHDPTRIQNNTNNNNHHQLPLELNLQRFGSAFYGGGGGGGSTTNNNANTVTLAVVGGGSVADDGVGSRSSVPLGPFTGYSSILKGSRFLKPAQQLLEEFCNVGGGSRVVYGDELAADPTLMESPVEGLSSGSGGVNVDDVELSSGVSDGGESSRKKKSRLISMLDEVYRRYKQYYQQMQTVVTSFEYVAGLGNAAPYANLAVKAMTKHFKCLKSAIMDQLQFSNKDNSHTNHHGKEEVPTFRNSNRGNLYSQRPIQGSGFLDHQPVWRPQRGLPERAVTVLRAWLFEHFLHPYPTDTDKLMLAKQTGLSRSQVSNWFINARVRLWKPMVEEIHMLETRQAQKASHREDRNTMRPNAQEHVASSANNLASENPSTSMHRVHDTTLKRSRSDVPTVMDSTAGGVSEEMNMSYDNLPTHLHNHHHHHHQVGVAATAMNMSGIGSNGVSLTLGLHQNNGGTIGLSEPFPINAAQRFGLGLEGNNEGYVMGAFEAQNRHFGRDHHHVMGGQLLHDFVG, from the exons ATGGCGGAGGGTTTCGAGCCATACCATGTCCCACAACAAAGCCGAAGAGACAAGCTCAGAGTCGTAGCAACTCACTCCTCTACAAACCCGGTTTCGGCTTGCATCGACGCTGCTACCGCAAACTTTCACGGCTCCGGTGGTGGCTTGCTCCCGTTAGCCACTTCATACGATCCCACCTCCTCCGATTTCCTATCTTGTACTAAAGAAGAAGGAGTGGTCAACTTAATGGGTTTGGTCAACGGGTCTTCTTCTTCCGGTTCTCGAAATCCGTTTATGGATCCGATGACCTCTATCCAAGATATCAACACTAACCCTTTTCTCTTCTCTTCCCAAGCACTCCAAAGCTTCAGAGATTTCGAAAACCAACAGGGTTTCAACAACAATGCCGTTTTTAAACCCGAACCGCTTTCCCTCTCCCTTTCTTCTCACCACGACCCGACCCGGATTCAAAACAATACCAATAATAACAACCACCACCAGCTTCCTCTGGAACTCAACCTACAGAGATTCGGGTCAGCGTTTTACGGAGGAGGAGGAGGTGGAGGGTCTACGACTAATAATAATGCTAATACTGTCACGCTGGCCGTTGTTGGTGGTGGGTCGGTTGCTGACGACGGAGTCGGGTCTAGGAGCTCCGTTCCTCTTGGCCCATTTACGGGCTACTCTTCGATTCTGAAGGGATCAAGGTTTTTAAAGCCGGCACAGCAGTTACTTGAAGAGTTTTGTAACGTCGGAGGAGGAAGTAGGGTTGTTTACGGTGATGAACTTGCCGCAGATCCTACTCTTATGGAGAGTCCGGTAGAGGGGTTGAGCTCCGGCAGTGGAGGAGTTAATGTTGATGATGTTGAGCTTAGTAGTGGTGTTTCCGATGGTGGCGAGAGTAGTCGGAAAAAGAAGTCCAGGCTTATTTCTATGCTTGATGAG GTCTACAGGAGGTACAAACAATACTATCAACAGATGCAGACAGTGGTAACATCGTTCGAGTATGTGGCCGGGCTTGGCAACGCCGCTCCTTACGCCAATTTGGCAGTGAAAGCCATGACCAAGCATTTCAAGTGCTTGAAAAGTGCAATTATGGACCAACTTCAGTTCTCCAACAAGGATAACTCTCACACCAATCATCATGGCAAAGAAGAAGTTCCTACTTTTCGAAACAGCAATAGAGGTAATCTTTACAGCCAAAGACCGATTCAAGGCTCAGGATTCCTCGACCACCAACCCGTGTGGCGACCCCAAAGAGGGCTTCCCGAGCGTGCTGTTACTGTCCTACGCGCTTGGTTATTCGAGCATTTCCTTCACCC TTATCCTACGGATACGGACAAGTTAATGTTGGCTAAACAAACTGGTCTATCAAGAAGCCAG GTTTCAAATTGGTTTATCAATGCTCGAGTGAGGCTATGGAAGCCAATGGTGGAGGAAATACACATGCTAGAAACACGCCAAGCTCAGAAAGCTTCACACAGAGAAGATCGAAACACAATGAGGCCGAACGCACAAGAACATGTAGCTTCATCAGCGAACAATCTAGCGTCTGAAAATCCATCCACCTCAATGCATAGGGTTCACGACACTACGTTGAAGCGTTCTAGAAGCGATGTACCAACCGTCATGGATAGTACTGCAGGTGGAGTAAGCGAAGAGATGAACATGTCTTACGACAACTTGCCTACTCATCTTCATAATCACCATCATCACCACCATCAAGTTGGCGTTGCTGCCACTGCCATGAACATGTCCGGTATTGGGAGCAACGGAGTTTCCTTAACACTTGGACTTCACCAAAATAACGGCGGAACCATTGGTTTATCAGAGCCCTTTCCTATAAACGCAGCTCAAAGATTTGGTCTTGGCCTTGAGGGAAACAATGAGGGATACGTCATGGGTGCTTTCGAAGCTCAAAATCGACATTTCGGTAGAGATCATCATCATGTGATGGGAGGGCAACTTTTGCATGATTTTGTAGgctga